In Chitinophagaceae bacterium, the DNA window TGCTAATACTTTTGTCTCTGTAAGTGGAAACACTCTTACTATAAGAGGAGGAGGTACAGCAGTTATTACGGCATACCAAGAAGGAAATGAAATCTATAATGCAGCAACACCTACGAATCAAAATGTTGTTGTAAACGGCAACCTACTAAATCAGCTTACTTCTATAGAAAAAAATAATTCTCTTATAAAGATATATCCAAATCCTGTAAAGAACGGTTTTTATATAGAAGTAGATAAAACATTAGTAGATAAAAAATACTATCAATTGATGAGTATGAATGGACAAAAAGTTATCAACGGATATTTCACAGATTCTCGGATCCAAATTCCTACTATAAAACCAGGATATTATATACTACTTGTTTTTGATAATTACGGAGGACTTTTACAAAAGGAAAAAATAAAAATAGAATAATTTTTTAGTATTTATTTAAATAATAAAAGAGAGAGGGATGCTTCCTCTCTCTTTTTATTTTTAAACCCTAACTATTCAAAAATACGTATTAGTATATTACAAAAAAACAATCAAAAAAATGACTAAAATTTAAAAATGAAGAGTTTTCTTGCAGACATTAAATAATTACCTATTTATTAAAAATTATAAGCATTTATTTATAAAAAAACACAAATAAAAAACTAATATTATCTACATATTTAAAAAATCTTTAATAAAAAAGTATATTATACCATATTATAAAATATGTACAACGTATTCCCATCAAGAACGCGTACGGTATTTTTATTTTTGAAAGAAAAAAGTTGAATACAGATACTTGGTTTTTGAGAAATAGTGTAAACATATTTTTTTTAATTAATTATTAATTTTATTTAATACCAAATTTAAAAATGAAAAGTAATTTTTTTGAATTAGTGAAAATGCTGTGTATTATAGCATCTATATCCTTTTCAGCCCAAGCACAGCTGACCGAATTTACAGGTAGTAGTTTTATACAACTATCGTATGCTACCAGTAGCTGGGGAGATATAGATAATGATGGAGATTTAGATCTCTTTATTTCTGGAGAAGACACTGTTAGAAGAAGATTGGTGAATGATACAACCAGGATAAGAACAGTAACAGCGAAACTCTATAGAAATGATGGGGGAACAAGCTTCTCTGCAATACCTAGCTCTGTACGAGGAGTAATGTATGGCTCGAGTAATTTTTTAGATTATGATAATGATGGTAATCTTGACCTTTTTATAGTAGGCAGAAATGACTCTAGTTGGACTAATATTCCAAGTGCAGCAACGGATCTAATAGGATTAGGATACTTTGTTAATACCCCTATTGCATCACTGTATAAAGGAGATGGACAAGGGGGATTCAATGAAGTATTTCCAGGCACATTTAGAGGTGTGCAATACGGAGGAACAAGTGCCGTAGGAGACTATGATAATGATGGAGACATAGATATTTTTGTTGCGGGAACAAACCAATTTCAAGATGTTACAGCTCTCTTATATAGAAATGATGGGAAAAGAGGTTTTTTTGTAGATACAAGACCAGGATTTTACTCACTGAAAGGTGTAGGAGCCGCAGCAGGATCTTTTATAGATATAAATAAAGACGGATATTTAGACTTATTTTATTCAGGATATAACAAAGAATTTGGATCCAGGTCTTATCTTTATATTAATAGCAATGGAGACGGTTATTCTTTAGCACAAGATTCATTAGGTGCCCCAGATCCCGCACTTGCTTTTGCTGATTACGATAAAAATGGAAGTATAGATAGATTTTTAGATGGGAGTATATCTCGAATTTTAGATGGAACGGATAGATTTTTAGATAAATATAGATATAATAAAAAACGATTTTATAACGGAGTTACAAAAAAAGATTTTTTAATACCCCGTTTAGACGATTCTCCAAGTGCGGTTTTCACAGATATTGATAATGATGGAAAGATAGAGCTGCTCATAGCCGGAAGAGATACTTCTAATCAAACACCAATAACACATATTTATGAATATAATGATACAACATTTAGTAAGATACCATCAAATTTAACAGGAGTAAAACAATCTGATATAAGTATTGCTGATGTAAATAAAGATGGAAAGATAGATGTATTATTATCAGGAATAAATAATAGCGGCAATAATATTACTAAATTATATTTAAATACGGACACTTCAACGAACACAAAACCTACAAAACCAATAGGATTAACTTTTATTTCTGATTCTTTGAAACTCAGATGGACCCCATCTACAGATGAGCAAGGAAATAATAATATTACTTATTCATTAGATGTAGATATTGCAGACAGCATTACGGGAATACGAAAAATAGCAACAAGAGGAGATTTTCAAACTCATTTTGCATATATAAATAAATTATCTTCGGGAGTATATTCTGCAAGAGTCCAAGCAATAGATTTAAATTATGCAGGGTCTGAATGGTCTGATGAAGTGGTTTTTACTATATATAAACCATATGCCTTCCCCGCTAAAGACATAAGAAAAAAGGGAAATACAATTTTTTATACGGCTACATGGGGAGAAGAACCAAATGCTACTTCTATTATAGTCCAAACTTCTAATAGTATTGATTTTACAAATGCAAATAATACTAATGTAACAGGACTTACTTCTAAAAAAATTACTTTTTCTAATCTTGGTAATAGTACTTCTTTCTATTACAGAATACAAATAACAACAGGAAACGATACTTTTACATCTAATGTTCAAAGTTTTACACTAAAAACCATAGCAGAAACTTCGGTAGATGTCTTCACAGGAGTTGTAGCACCAGGAAGTACTTTTGGAGATTATGATAAAGATGGTGATTTAGATTTATTAGTAACAGGAGGATATGGAGAAAATAAAATATCTGCAAAACTCTATAAAAACGAGGGAGATGGAGAATATACAGAAGTATCGGATACCAATTTTGAAGCGGTAAAAAATGGATCTTCTAATATGATAGATATAGATAACGATGGCGACTTAGATATTTTCATAACAGGAGATAATGATACAACAGTAGGTCTCTTCGTAAACGGAAGTAGTAGGATTTCACAAGTATATAGAAATGATAGTAGAGGAGAAACCACTCTCTTTATACCTATTTTTACAGACGTGTTTGAAGGAGTAGGTCCTTCTAATAGCAATTTTACTGATTGGGATAACGATGGGGACTTAGATCTTTTCTTATTTGGTTTTAATGCTAATACTGAATCTATATCCAGAGTTTATCAGAATAATAGAACAGGATTTGAATTATTAAATATCCCGTTTAAAAAAATTCAAAGTATTACGAATAGTTCCACTATCACAGGAGATTATGATAATGACGGTGACTTAGACCTCTTTGTAGCATCTGATACATTAGAAAGAGATACTTCTGAAGTAGGCAACCCCGTATCGCTATATAGAAATGACGGAGGAACTGCTTTTGTGGAACAAACAGGAAGTAATTTCCCTTTCTCTCCTATGCTCGGAACATCTACTGATTTCGGTGATTATAATAATGACGGATATTTAGATTTGGTTGTGAGTGGATTAACCTCTGATTTTATTAATATTTTTAACTATGATGATATTAATACTGCTGATATTAATATTACTAAAAATTTTCGTCCCCGTACAATTCTCTATAAAAATAACGGAGGATCGAGTTTTACAGCAGATACAACTACTTTTCAAAAATTAGGAATTAATGCTTCCGTAAGTATTTTTGGAGATTTTAATAACGATGGATATTCTGACTTATTTTTATCAGGGTCTAAAATTGATTCATTTGGTGGACAATTTTTAATAACAGCAAGTGCTCGTCTCTACTTTAACAATAGAGGAAGTTTTTCTCTCACAAATGTAGATTCTACTACTTTTGCAGGAGCAGGCATAAAAGCAGGTGCAAATTTCGGTGATATAGATAATGACGATGATTTAGATATATTCTTAGCTGGTTGGAATCCTTTATCTGGACCTATTGCAAAGATGTATCGTAATAATGGAAATGTTTTTAATACGAAACCAGGTATAGTAACTTTGAACGATGTAGCTAATATAACTGAAGCAAATGTACCCGCAA includes these proteins:
- a CDS encoding FG-GAP-like repeat-containing protein, whose translation is MKSNFFELVKMLCIIASISFSAQAQLTEFTGSSFIQLSYATSSWGDIDNDGDLDLFISGEDTVRRRLVNDTTRIRTVTAKLYRNDGGTSFSAIPSSVRGVMYGSSNFLDYDNDGNLDLFIVGRNDSSWTNIPSAATDLIGLGYFVNTPIASLYKGDGQGGFNEVFPGTFRGVQYGGTSAVGDYDNDGDIDIFVAGTNQFQDVTALLYRNDGKRGFFVDTRPGFYSLKGVGAAAGSFIDINKDGYLDLFYSGYNKEFGSRSYLYINSNGDGYSLAQDSLGAPDPALAFADYDKNGSIDRFLDGSISRILDGTDRFLDKYRYNKKRFYNGVTKKDFLIPRLDDSPSAVFTDIDNDGKIELLIAGRDTSNQTPITHIYEYNDTTFSKIPSNLTGVKQSDISIADVNKDGKIDVLLSGINNSGNNITKLYLNTDTSTNTKPTKPIGLTFISDSLKLRWTPSTDEQGNNNITYSLDVDIADSITGIRKIATRGDFQTHFAYINKLSSGVYSARVQAIDLNYAGSEWSDEVVFTIYKPYAFPAKDIRKKGNTIFYTATWGEEPNATSIIVQTSNSIDFTNANNTNVTGLTSKKITFSNLGNSTSFYYRIQITTGNDTFTSNVQSFTLKTIAETSVDVFTGVVAPGSTFGDYDKDGDLDLLVTGGYGENKISAKLYKNEGDGEYTEVSDTNFEAVKNGSSNMIDIDNDGDLDIFITGDNDTTVGLFVNGSSRISQVYRNDSRGETTLFIPIFTDVFEGVGPSNSNFTDWDNDGDLDLFLFGFNANTESISRVYQNNRTGFELLNIPFKKIQSITNSSTITGDYDNDGDLDLFVASDTLERDTSEVGNPVSLYRNDGGTAFVEQTGSNFPFSPMLGTSTDFGDYNNDGYLDLVVSGLTSDFINIFNYDDINTADINITKNFRPRTILYKNNGGSSFTADTTTFQKLGINASVSIFGDFNNDGYSDLFLSGSKIDSFGGQFLITASARLYFNNRGSFSLTNVDSTTFAGAGIKAGANFGDIDNDDDLDIFLAGWNPLSGPIAKMYRNNGNVFNTKPGIVTLNDVANITEANVPANGMIPVRFSWTPSVDANQTNGLSYNIYVGEKTNKNSIRSSNSDMSVAKSGLRSVVSRGTIQGTSCTLSLQKGKRYYWSVQAIDASFAGGEWAQEDSFDVGNISNKMNQVITFTTIPTQTFSGTNITIPLFATSTSGLLVSFSSANTFVSVSGNTLTIRGGGTAVITAYQEGNEIYNAATPTNQNVVVNGNLLNQLTSIEKNNSLIKIYPNPVKNGFYIEVDKTLVDKKYYQLMSMNGQKVMNGYFTDSRIQVSTVKPGYYILLIFDNSGGLLKKEKIKIE